Proteins co-encoded in one Cydia splendana chromosome 11, ilCydSple1.2, whole genome shotgun sequence genomic window:
- the LOC134795118 gene encoding uncharacterized protein LOC134795118, which translates to MLLGFEGDFEILGDPQIKLIENVLQKQGYTNGKVLVEPVGQKGDNYIAHVKRFIYESGEGSTFKMIGKIAPVAEELRNIMKTMLLFNNEIVMYNLVLPKLNDLQNLVGNNKDKVRFPTCYGVVNEAPYEFILLEDLKESGLEMLDRLKYLTNDSIRIVIKDLAIYHSLSYVLKILKRKSFINSQTNCQIFRLSENDLLKLLGDESDKYKNLVTGSITEIPSNARDIQNDEKGSKYTVIQQVDCWNNNILFRLEDGKPRKPVGNVMIDYQMSKESSPAADILYLLFNCTDHATRLQHYREWIDYYHKILSSTLKKHGLEANLVFPKDQLLADLKRYSRISIGFGLFLSSMLVRESKDVFDFKEKESMLVEDVIAKMNMLSLDKSTTNRLKGRIMGIIDTVLEFGLV; encoded by the exons atgctacttgggtttGAAGGCGATTTTGAAATCCTTGGAGATCCACAAATCAAACTTATTGAAAATGTTCTTCAAAAACAAGGATACACAAATGGAAAGGTTTTAGTGGAACCAGTGGGCCAAAAAGGAGATAACTACATTGCTCATGTGAAGAGATTTATATATGAATCAGGAGAAGGATCCACATTCAAGATGATCGGAAAAATTGCACCTGTAGCAGAAGAACTAAGAAATATAATGAAAACAATGCTACTATTTAACAATGAAATTGTAATGTACAATTTGGTTCTTCCAAAGCTAAATGATTTACAAAACTTAGTTGGTAACAATAAAGATAAAGTAAGATTTCCAACCTGTTATGGAGTTGTGAATGAAGCACCGTACGAATTCATTCTGCTTGAAGATTTGAAAGAATCAGGCTTGGAAATGTTGGACAGATTAAAATATCTAACAAATGATAGTATTAGAATTGTTATTAAGGATTTAGCCATATATCATTCACTTTCATATGTGCTAAAAATACTGAAGCGGAAATCTTTTATAAATTCGCAGACAAATTGTCAAATATTTCGGCTTT CTGAGAATGATCTCCTCAAACTGTTGGGCGACGAAAGTGATAAATATAAGAACCTAGTGACTGGATCAATTACAGAAATACCTTCAAATGCAAGAGATATTCAAAATGATGAAAAAGGCTCAAAATACACTGTGATCCAGCAGGTTGACTGTTGGAATAACAATATTTTGTTCAGGCTTGAG GACGGTAAACCCCGTAAACCTGTAGGAAACGTGATGATCGACTATCAGATGTCAAAAGAAAGCAGCCCTGCCGCCGACATTTTGTACCTCTTATTTAACTGCACAGACCATGCGACAAGACTGCAGCACTACAGAGAATGGATCGACTATTACCACAAAATTCTGAGCTCCACATTGAAAAAACACGGTCTTGAAGCAAATCTTGTATTTCCTAAAGACCAGCTACTTGCAGATTTAAAAAGATATAGTAGAATTTCTATTGGTTTTGGTTTGTTCCTCTCATCCATGTTAGTGAGGGAGTCTAAAGACGTGTTCGATTTCAAAGAAAAGGAGTCGATGTTAGTAGAGGACGTTATAGCAAAGATGAATATGTTGTCTTTGGATAAATCTACGACCAACAGATTGAAGGGAAGAATTATGGGTATTATTGATACTGTTCTTGAGTTTGGACTTGTTTAG